One genomic region from Actinocatenispora thailandica encodes:
- a CDS encoding helix-turn-helix transcriptional regulator, with protein sequence MPTPEQRAQVRDFLISRRARITPEQAGLPAYGGTRRVPGLRREEVALLAGVSIDYYVRLERGNLAGASDAVLDSVANALQLDEAEREHLFALARTAGPATHRRRRPPATTVRPVIQQILDAIGDAPAWVRNARHDILAMNPLARALYAPVLESSAAGATSRRPANTTRFVYLDPAAREFFVDYDRIAQDAAAMLRLEAGRNPHDRDLIALIGDLSTQSELFRRHWAAQDVKFHRSGRKRLRHPAVGLLDLNFESMPLASEPELRLNVYTADPGTRTADNLKLLATWAATLRAAEPADAGGPASK encoded by the coding sequence GTGCCCACCCCAGAGCAGCGCGCCCAGGTCCGGGACTTCCTGATCTCCCGGCGTGCGCGGATCACGCCCGAACAGGCCGGGTTGCCCGCTTACGGCGGGACCCGGCGGGTGCCGGGGCTGCGCCGGGAGGAGGTCGCGTTGCTCGCCGGGGTCAGCATCGACTACTACGTCCGGTTGGAGCGGGGCAACCTCGCCGGCGCTTCGGACGCCGTGCTCGACAGCGTGGCCAACGCGCTCCAGCTCGACGAGGCCGAACGCGAGCACCTGTTCGCCCTGGCCCGTACCGCGGGTCCCGCGACCCACCGTCGCCGCCGGCCGCCGGCGACCACGGTACGGCCGGTGATCCAGCAGATCCTCGACGCGATCGGCGACGCGCCGGCCTGGGTGCGCAACGCCCGGCACGACATCCTCGCGATGAACCCGCTGGCGCGGGCGCTGTACGCACCGGTCCTCGAATCGTCCGCGGCCGGCGCGACGAGCAGGCGACCGGCGAACACCACCCGATTCGTCTACCTCGATCCGGCCGCCCGCGAGTTCTTCGTCGACTACGACCGGATCGCGCAGGACGCCGCCGCGATGCTGCGGCTGGAGGCCGGCCGCAACCCGCACGACCGGGACCTGATCGCACTCATCGGTGATCTCTCCACCCAGAGCGAACTGTTCCGCCGGCACTGGGCGGCGCAGGACGTCAAGTTCCACCGCAGTGGCCGCAAGCGGCTGCGGCACCCTGCCGTCGGCCTGCTCGACCTCAACTTCGAGTCGATGCCGCTGGCCTCCGAACCGGAGCTGCGGCTCAACGTCTACACCGCCGACCCCGGCACCCGCACCGCCGACAACCTGAAGCTGCTGGCCACCTGGGCCGCCACCCTCCGCGCCGCCGAGCCCGCCGACGCCGGCGGCCCCGCATCGAAGTAG
- a CDS encoding VOC family protein: protein MAARIGELVLGCRDPQLLARFWCEVLDFVVLDQEDDGTLEIGPREGWGGPQATIILSYRDEPEPGKSRLHIDLNPTDRDQDAELERLLKLGARPADIGQTGEEPWHVLVDPEGNEFCLLRSRIAPVQAS from the coding sequence ATGGCGGCTCGGATCGGTGAGCTGGTGCTCGGTTGCCGCGACCCCCAGCTGCTGGCCCGGTTCTGGTGCGAGGTGCTCGACTTCGTCGTGCTCGACCAGGAGGACGACGGCACCCTGGAGATCGGGCCCCGCGAGGGGTGGGGCGGCCCGCAGGCCACGATCATCCTCAGCTACCGGGACGAGCCGGAGCCGGGCAAGTCCCGGCTGCACATCGACCTCAACCCCACCGACCGCGACCAGGACGCGGAGCTGGAACGGCTGCTCAAGCTCGGTGCCCGGCCCGCCGACATCGGCCAGACCGGCGAGGAGCCGTGGCACGTGCTGGTCGACCCGGAAGGCAACGAGTTCTGCCTGCTGCGCTCCCGCATCGCCCCGGTCCAAGCCAGCTGA
- a CDS encoding LysR family transcriptional regulator, whose amino-acid sequence MDLDQLRTALALLRHRTINRTAAAQGLAPSSVSDRIRRLETELGAPLFARDHTGMQPTSAGQQYLRAAAAALHTLDDAAGQLHAGPGLVVGAQASVADELLPAVLDELGSARPDLRVRLRPEPDRGLLLAALERGDIDAAVLLDAGEHLGDLGFPPPDSALEHLDIRPVAMTVVVSPRHPLLGRPVTMGEIQRTGGLIGREPRCSFWMATRRWLGPDVDLTAVGGLAQVRDWTAAGRGIALLPEFAVHADLDSGRLAALDVPAPPLQLRLVWRHDEEATSRLRPLLYALAQA is encoded by the coding sequence GTGGACCTGGACCAACTGCGAACAGCCCTCGCGCTGTTACGGCACCGGACGATCAATCGCACCGCCGCCGCGCAGGGCCTGGCGCCGTCGTCGGTCTCCGACCGCATCCGCCGGCTGGAGACCGAACTCGGCGCGCCGCTGTTCGCCCGCGACCACACCGGCATGCAGCCGACCTCCGCCGGCCAGCAGTACCTGCGTGCCGCCGCCGCGGCGCTGCACACCCTCGACGACGCGGCCGGACAGCTACACGCCGGGCCGGGGCTGGTCGTCGGCGCGCAGGCCTCGGTCGCCGACGAACTGCTCCCCGCGGTACTCGACGAGCTGGGCAGCGCCCGCCCGGACCTGCGGGTGCGGCTGCGGCCGGAGCCGGACCGCGGCCTGCTGCTGGCCGCCCTCGAACGCGGCGACATCGACGCGGCAGTCCTGCTCGACGCCGGGGAACATCTCGGCGATCTCGGTTTCCCGCCACCGGATTCGGCGCTGGAGCATCTCGACATCCGTCCGGTCGCCATGACCGTCGTCGTCTCGCCCCGGCACCCGCTGCTCGGGCGCCCCGTGACGATGGGCGAGATCCAGCGCACCGGCGGTCTGATCGGACGCGAGCCGCGCTGCTCGTTCTGGATGGCCACCCGACGGTGGCTCGGCCCCGACGTCGACCTGACCGCCGTCGGCGGCCTGGCGCAGGTACGCGACTGGACCGCCGCCGGCCGCGGCATCGCGTTGCTGCCGGAGTTCGCGGTGCACGCCGATCTCGACTCCGGCCGCCTCGCCGCGCTCGACGTACCCGCGCCACCCCTGCAACTGCGGCTGGTCTGGCGCCACGACGAGGAGGCGACCAGCCGGCTGCGTCCGCTGCTCTACGCGCTCGCCCAGGCCTGA
- a CDS encoding GNAT family N-acetyltransferase — MITRVGEGQWHALEDDLVVGRGHAARRPDGRLFVSIDAWHDATFDRLAEAMLAALPAPLYTVVDEADADLTAGWQRAGFTIRRREWEYVVPTDPRSTGLGEILPPPGVTIVPAGQADEGLLRALDRAIRAEVEASVGWWQSMPAEVLPHRDGDTIVDPSKYAVAAAPDRYLGLIRVVTVIRPRVGLLAVRSGEQRRGIARALLAHALGSLHRSGYTVASAEVHESNRAATALFEGAGARPASSNLELVR; from the coding sequence GTGATCACCCGCGTCGGCGAGGGCCAATGGCATGCCCTGGAAGACGACCTGGTGGTCGGCCGCGGGCACGCGGCACGCCGGCCCGACGGACGCCTGTTCGTCAGCATCGACGCCTGGCACGACGCCACCTTCGACCGCCTCGCCGAGGCGATGCTCGCCGCGCTGCCCGCGCCGCTGTACACGGTGGTCGACGAGGCCGACGCCGACCTGACGGCCGGCTGGCAGCGGGCCGGGTTCACCATCCGGCGCCGCGAGTGGGAGTACGTCGTCCCGACCGACCCGCGCAGCACCGGGCTCGGTGAGATCCTGCCGCCCCCGGGCGTGACGATCGTGCCCGCCGGCCAGGCCGACGAAGGTCTGCTGCGGGCGCTGGACCGGGCGATCCGGGCCGAGGTCGAGGCGAGCGTCGGGTGGTGGCAGTCGATGCCCGCCGAGGTGCTTCCGCACCGCGACGGTGACACCATCGTCGACCCGTCGAAGTACGCGGTGGCCGCCGCACCGGACCGCTACCTGGGGCTGATCCGGGTCGTGACGGTGATCCGGCCGCGCGTCGGGCTGCTCGCGGTGCGCTCCGGCGAGCAGCGCCGGGGCATCGCGCGGGCGCTGCTTGCGCACGCGCTGGGGAGCCTGCACCGGTCCGGGTACACCGTGGCCTCGGCCGAGGTGCACGAGTCCAACCGGGCGGCCACCGCGCTGTTCGAGGGCGCCGGAGCCCGACCGGCGAGCAGCAACCTGGAGCTGGTGCGATGA
- the infA gene encoding translation initiation factor IF-1, which yields MTAHKNVIEVEGRVVACLRSAMFTVELENGHQVLAHVSGKIRKHYIRIMLEDRVLVELPPYDLSRGRIVFRYRN from the coding sequence ATGACCGCGCACAAGAACGTCATCGAGGTCGAGGGCCGGGTGGTCGCCTGCCTGCGCAGCGCGATGTTCACCGTGGAGCTGGAGAACGGCCACCAGGTGCTCGCCCACGTCAGCGGGAAGATCCGCAAGCACTACATCAGGATCATGCTGGAGGACCGGGTACTGGTGGAGCTGCCGCCCTACGACCTGAGCCGCGGCCGGATCGTGTTCCGCTACCGCAACTAG